In a single window of the uncultured Pseudodesulfovibrio sp. genome:
- a CDS encoding PAS domain S-box protein — translation MTYPDASERAETSCEESPRTGRGDSLIDPACFKGLCDALGDGVVKTDVEGIILEVNPAFCEMLGRGRAEVLGKSIIDFTPENERLREREILRGLLNSGRSSHEFEKGMISGDGRELLVRVNCWLQRDEMDEPSALWGIFRDLTDRRMAEQVARENLEKYRFLAENAADVIWTMDNDCRYTYVSPSVERVRGFTPEEIVGSSAEQIVSAESLVASRAAWQMVDERADGIVDPASIVRVEMRIGKKDGSMLWGESIARRLWDENGNAIGYIGTTRDITERKSIEERLRTSEHFLQSMINATEDSVGLFKVDGAVLAMNRNMSRFLGLSKEADVGQSVFDFIPESVQPMVRKTFERVVETRAPLTEQVVWSGRILDGVIYPVEDGGEVTAIAVYGRDVTEARFAEEARKKTREQYRLIVETANEGILGLDANQVITYANKIVADFFGSKVEDVIGRSLLDFVAPSDWEDNLRRIEEKQSGKRERYERRFRRADGSEVWGMVSTTPLMAEDGRLLGAFAMIADITEVKQAHERLLNILDGISADIYVSDFETNEILFMNAGMCDFYGPIEEGMACHELIRGLDHRCPLCPKEKLVDENGEPVGTLVSERYYESRGRWHLTHDRAIRWLEDRLVHMHMAADITELKTMASELEKAMTKAEAASLAKNEFLANMSHEIRTPLNGLLGMLQLMQLSELEPTQRDYLETALNSGRSLLQVLNDILDLSKVESGKLELEAIPFELGEVLDQVVSTFRHSVEERGVTMRWEIDEALARHFVADKGRLRQILFNLVGNAVKFTETGSIEVRAHPLDSGAEGGVIRLLFEVSDTGIGIPRDKVGAVFDPFTQVDGSSTRKYQGTGLGLGIVRRLVQLMGGSISVDTEEGEGTTIYFTIQARLAEQPDDPASTQLTTLSNGGLSILVAEDERVNRVVVQRILEKLGHSAECVGSGEEAIKVLRERTFDLFLSDIQMPGLDGVATTKVIRGDLGLDIPVIALTAHAMQGDRDRFIEAGMNGYVSKPFEIDRLQQEIERVMDGPESPNL, via the coding sequence ATGACGTATCCTGATGCGAGCGAAAGGGCCGAAACGTCCTGCGAGGAATCACCCCGGACCGGCCGTGGGGATTCCCTTATCGATCCCGCCTGTTTCAAGGGGTTGTGCGACGCGTTGGGCGACGGCGTAGTCAAGACAGACGTCGAGGGAATCATCCTCGAGGTCAACCCTGCCTTTTGTGAAATGCTCGGACGCGGGCGGGCCGAAGTGCTCGGCAAGTCCATCATCGATTTCACCCCCGAAAACGAACGGCTCCGCGAGCGCGAGATACTCCGCGGCCTGCTCAATTCCGGCCGCTCCTCCCACGAATTCGAAAAAGGCATGATCTCCGGCGACGGCAGGGAGTTGCTGGTCCGGGTCAACTGCTGGCTGCAGCGCGACGAAATGGACGAGCCTTCGGCTCTGTGGGGCATCTTCCGCGATCTCACCGACCGGCGCATGGCCGAACAGGTGGCCCGGGAAAATCTCGAAAAATATCGGTTCCTCGCCGAAAACGCGGCAGACGTCATCTGGACCATGGATAACGACTGCCGGTATACCTATGTCAGCCCCTCCGTGGAGCGCGTTCGCGGGTTCACCCCCGAGGAAATCGTCGGCAGCAGCGCCGAGCAGATCGTGTCCGCCGAATCGCTGGTCGCCAGCAGGGCGGCCTGGCAGATGGTGGATGAACGCGCCGACGGCATCGTGGACCCCGCGTCCATCGTCCGGGTGGAGATGCGTATCGGCAAAAAGGACGGCTCCATGCTTTGGGGCGAGTCCATAGCCCGCCGCCTGTGGGACGAAAACGGCAACGCCATCGGCTACATAGGCACCACCCGCGACATTACCGAGCGCAAGAGCATTGAAGAGCGGCTGCGCACCAGCGAACATTTTCTGCAGTCCATGATCAACGCCACCGAGGACTCCGTGGGGTTGTTCAAGGTGGACGGCGCCGTCCTGGCCATGAACCGGAACATGTCCAGATTTCTCGGTCTGTCCAAGGAAGCCGACGTCGGGCAGAGCGTCTTCGATTTCATCCCTGAAAGCGTGCAGCCCATGGTCCGCAAGACCTTTGAACGGGTGGTGGAGACGCGCGCGCCACTGACCGAGCAGGTGGTCTGGTCCGGCAGGATTCTCGACGGGGTCATCTACCCGGTCGAGGATGGGGGCGAGGTCACGGCCATCGCGGTGTACGGCCGGGATGTGACCGAGGCCCGGTTCGCCGAAGAGGCCCGCAAGAAGACCCGGGAGCAGTACCGGCTTATCGTCGAGACCGCCAACGAGGGTATTCTCGGTCTGGACGCCAACCAGGTCATTACCTACGCCAACAAGATCGTGGCCGACTTCTTCGGCAGCAAGGTGGAGGATGTTATCGGCAGAAGCCTGCTCGATTTCGTGGCCCCCTCCGATTGGGAAGACAACCTGCGTCGCATTGAAGAGAAGCAGTCAGGCAAGCGCGAGCGGTACGAACGCCGGTTCCGGCGCGCGGACGGCAGCGAGGTCTGGGGCATGGTTTCCACCACGCCGCTCATGGCCGAAGACGGCAGGCTGCTCGGGGCGTTCGCCATGATCGCCGACATCACCGAAGTAAAACAGGCGCACGAGCGGCTGCTGAACATTCTGGACGGGATCAGCGCGGATATCTACGTCAGCGATTTCGAAACCAACGAGATCCTGTTCATGAACGCGGGCATGTGCGATTTCTACGGTCCCATCGAGGAAGGCATGGCCTGCCACGAACTCATTCGCGGCCTGGACCATCGCTGTCCGCTCTGCCCCAAGGAAAAGCTGGTCGACGAGAACGGAGAGCCCGTGGGCACGCTGGTGTCGGAGCGGTATTACGAGAGTCGCGGCCGCTGGCACCTGACACACGACCGGGCCATCCGCTGGCTTGAGGACCGGCTGGTGCACATGCACATGGCCGCGGACATCACCGAACTCAAGACCATGGCTTCCGAGTTGGAAAAGGCCATGACCAAGGCCGAGGCGGCCAGCCTGGCCAAGAACGAATTTCTGGCAAATATGAGCCACGAGATCCGCACGCCGCTCAACGGCCTGCTGGGGATGCTCCAGCTCATGCAGCTGAGCGAGCTGGAGCCCACGCAGCGGGACTATCTGGAAACGGCCCTGAACTCGGGCCGCAGCCTGCTGCAGGTGCTCAACGACATCCTCGATCTGTCCAAGGTGGAGTCCGGCAAACTGGAACTGGAGGCCATCCCCTTCGAGCTGGGCGAGGTGCTGGACCAGGTGGTCTCCACCTTCCGCCACAGCGTGGAGGAGCGGGGCGTGACCATGCGCTGGGAGATCGACGAAGCTCTGGCCCGCCATTTCGTGGCCGACAAGGGACGGCTGCGCCAGATCCTCTTCAACCTGGTCGGTAACGCGGTGAAGTTCACCGAGACCGGCTCCATCGAGGTCCGGGCGCATCCCCTGGATTCAGGGGCCGAGGGCGGCGTCATTCGGCTGCTCTTCGAGGTTTCGGACACCGGTATCGGCATCCCGCGCGACAAGGTCGGGGCCGTGTTCGATCCCTTCACCCAGGTGGACGGTTCATCCACCCGCAAGTACCAGGGCACCGGTCTGGGGCTGGGCATTGTCCGGCGGCTGGTTCAGCTCATGGGCGGTTCCATCAGTGTGGATACCGAAGAGGGCGAGGGCACAACCATCTATTTCACCATTCAGGCCCGTCTTGCCGAGCAGCCGGATGATCCGGCCAGCACCCAGTTGACGACCTTGAGCAACGGCGGTCTTTCGATCCTGGTGGCCGAGGACGAACGGGTCAACCGCGTGGTCGTGCAGCGTATATTGGAGAAGCTCGGCCACAGCGCGGAGTGCGTGGGCAGCGGCGAGGAGGCCATCAAGGTCCTGCGGGAACGGACGTTCGACCTTTTCCTGTCGGATATTCAGATGCCCGGCCTGGACGGCGTGGCCACCACCAAGGTCATTCGCGGCGATCTCGGCCTGGATATTCCGGTCATCGCCCTGACCGCCCATGCCATGCAGGGCGACCGCGACCGCTTCATCGAGGCGGGCATGAACGGTTACGTCTCCAAGCCGTTCGAGATAGACCGGTTGCAGCAGGAGATCGAACGGGTCATGGACGGACCCGAATCCCCGAATCTTTAA
- the rocD gene encoding ornithine--oxo-acid transaminase, which produces MRSDRFILLEDEYGAHNYKPLNVVIERGRGIWVWDVDGNKYMDCLSAYSAVNQGHCHPKIKQALVKQAEKLTLTSRAFRNDQLGPLYKELCDLTNSHKVLPMNSGAEAVETAIKAVRKWGYQVKGVPEDKAEIIVCRNNFHGRTITIISFSTDPVSTTGFGPFTPGFKVVEFGDAKALEEAITPNTVAFMVEPIQGEAGVIIPPKGYLKDVRRICDAAGIVLILDEIQTGLGRTGALLAEQHDGIEADLTLIGKALSGGFYPVSAVLSNTEVLGVLKPGEHGSTFGGNPLACAVARAALRVLTEENLIENARKMGGYFLQGLKSIDNPKIKEVRGKGLLIGVEFKPEAGGARRYCERLKQAGLLCKETHETIIRFAPPLVITRDEIDWALERIAPILSE; this is translated from the coding sequence ATGCGATCCGACCGATTCATACTGCTGGAAGACGAATACGGAGCCCACAATTACAAGCCGCTCAACGTGGTCATCGAGCGCGGCCGGGGAATCTGGGTCTGGGACGTGGACGGCAACAAGTACATGGACTGTCTGTCCGCATACTCGGCCGTGAACCAGGGACACTGCCACCCGAAGATCAAACAGGCACTGGTCAAACAGGCCGAGAAGCTGACCCTGACCTCGCGCGCCTTTCGCAACGACCAGCTCGGCCCGCTCTACAAGGAGCTGTGCGACCTGACCAACTCCCACAAGGTTCTGCCCATGAACTCCGGGGCAGAGGCCGTGGAAACCGCCATCAAGGCGGTGCGCAAATGGGGCTATCAGGTCAAGGGCGTGCCCGAGGACAAGGCCGAGATCATCGTCTGCCGCAACAATTTCCACGGACGGACCATAACCATCATCTCCTTCTCCACAGACCCGGTGTCCACCACCGGTTTCGGTCCGTTCACCCCGGGCTTCAAGGTCGTCGAGTTCGGCGACGCCAAGGCGCTGGAAGAGGCGATCACGCCGAATACCGTAGCCTTCATGGTGGAACCCATCCAGGGCGAGGCGGGCGTGATCATTCCGCCCAAAGGCTATCTCAAGGACGTCCGGCGCATCTGCGACGCCGCCGGCATCGTGCTCATCCTCGACGAGATCCAGACCGGCCTGGGCCGCACCGGAGCGCTTCTGGCCGAACAGCACGACGGAATCGAGGCCGATCTCACCCTGATAGGCAAGGCCCTGTCCGGGGGCTTCTACCCGGTTTCGGCCGTACTCTCCAACACCGAGGTCCTCGGCGTGCTCAAGCCCGGCGAACACGGCTCCACCTTCGGCGGCAACCCTTTGGCCTGCGCTGTGGCCCGCGCCGCCCTCCGGGTTCTGACAGAGGAAAACCTCATCGAAAACGCCCGCAAGATGGGTGGATATTTTCTGCAGGGGCTGAAAAGCATCGACAACCCCAAGATCAAGGAGGTCCGGGGCAAGGGTCTGCTCATCGGCGTCGAGTTCAAGCCCGAGGCGGGCGGCGCGCGCCGCTACTGCGAACGGCTCAAGCAGGCCGGGCTGCTCTGCAAGGAGACCCATGAGACCATCATCCGCTTCGCCCCGCCCCTGGTCATCACCCGCGACGAGATCGACTGGGCGCTGGAACGGATCGCCCCCATACTCAGCGAGT